A region from the Ursus arctos isolate Adak ecotype North America unplaced genomic scaffold, UrsArc2.0 scaffold_6, whole genome shotgun sequence genome encodes:
- the LOC113252638 gene encoding 60S ribosomal protein L12-like → MPPKFDPNEIKVVYLRCTGGEAGAMSALAPKIGPLGLSPKKVGDDIAKATGDWKDLRITVKLTIQNRQTQIEVVPSASALIIKALKEPPRDRKKQENIKHSGNITFDEIVNIARQMRHRSLARELSGTIKEILGTAQSVGCNVDGRHPHDITDDINSGAVECPAS, encoded by the coding sequence ATGCCGCCTAAGTTCGACCCCAACGAGATCAAAGTTGTGTACCTGAGGTGCACCGGTGGCGAGGCTGGTGCCATGTCTGCCCTGGCCCCGAAGATCGGCCCGCTGGGTCTGTCTCCAAAAAAGGTTGGTGATGACATCGCCAAGGCAACCGGTGATTGGAAGGATCTAAGGATTACTGTGAAACTGACCATTCAGAACAGACAGACCCAGATTGAAGTGgtaccctctgcctctgccctgatTATCAAAGCCCTCAAGGAACCACcgagagacagaaagaagcaggaaaacattAAGCACAGTGGAAATATCACTTTTGATGAGATTGTCAATATTGCCCGACAGATGCGACACCGATCTTTAGCCAGAGAACTCTCTGGAACCATTAAAGAGATCCTGGGGACGGCTCAGTCTGTGGGCTGCAATGTTGATGGCCGCCACCCTCATGACATCACAGATGACATCAACAGTGGTGCAGTGGAATGCCCAGCTAGTtaa